One Corynebacterium matruchotii genomic window, AAAAGATTGAATACCGTCCCAGCACTACCCCCGGTTTACATTCCGTTAGTTACTCGGTAAGTTACTTGGTAAGTTACCGAGTAACTAATACGCTAGGAACATATTCATGGCAATCAAATACGCACTACTGGCATTACTTGCCGAAAAACCGCAGACCGCGAGCGCCCTGCAACAGCAGTTCATCGCGCTCACCGAGGGCACCCAAACGCTCAACATCGGCCAGGTATCGCAGACCCTGAGCCGCTTGGAGCGCAATAACTTCATTGCCCGCGCAGGTACTGTTCGTAACCCATCCGGCCACCAGGTTGAGCAATACGAGCTCACCTCCGCGGGCCAGGAATTGCTCACCGAATGGCTGGAGCGGCCAGTGATACGGGCAATGACCGACCGGGATGAGCTGGTGACCAAGATAGCCATTGCCGCCACCCGACCGGACTGGGATCTCATTAGTCTGCTTGATACCCAACGGTCGGCAGTGTTATCCCAGCTCAAAGAGCTCAATAGGCAAAATCGTAAGCTGCCACAGCAACGTACCGCGGCCCGGCTCACCATCGAACGCCGCATCTACGATCTTGAGGCCGAGGCCCGCTGGCTCGATCGGGTGGAAGCCCTCGACGCCCCCACGCACACCGACACCCCGGAAGGACAATAACATGACCACTTCCTCCCCCAATCCCGACACCACTCCCACCGAGGTCTACCCGCTCGAACTTCGTGACATCACCTGCGTTTTTGGCCGGGAGCCTCACACGGTCACCGCCCTCGACCACGTGAGCATGCATGTGCAGCCCGGTGAGCTCGTGGCCATCATGGGCCCCTCTGGCTCCGGTAAATCCACCCTGCTCAATGTTGCGGGATTACTGCAACGCCCCACCGCTGGTGAGGTCCTCATCGACGGTGTTTCCGCCACCACACTCAACGACAAGCGGGCCGCCGCGCTGCGCCGACAACATATCGGCGTGGTCTTCCAACGCTTCAATCTGGTGCCGACTCTCACCGTTGGCGAAAACGTGGCCCTGCCGCTAGAGCTTGACGGTGCGAACGTCGCCAAGCTCAAGGACGACATCAATGCCGCCCTGGCCGAGGTGGGACTCGATGACATGTTCGATCGGTTTCCCGAGGAGATTTCCGGCGGCCAGGCCCAGCGCGTCGCCATCGCCCGCGCACTCATTGGGCCCCGCCGGCTCCTGCTCGCCGACGAACCCACCGGGGCGCTCGACACCGCCACCG contains:
- a CDS encoding ABC transporter ATP-binding protein; translated protein: MTTSSPNPDTTPTEVYPLELRDITCVFGREPHTVTALDHVSMHVQPGELVAIMGPSGSGKSTLLNVAGLLQRPTAGEVLIDGVSATTLNDKRAAALRRQHIGVVFQRFNLVPTLTVGENVALPLELDGANVAKLKDDINAALAEVGLDDMFDRFPEEISGGQAQRVAIARALIGPRRLLLADEPTGALDTATGDEVIGILRDRIDQGAAGLLVTHEPRFAGWADRVIHVRDGRITTREV
- a CDS encoding PadR family transcriptional regulator, which codes for MAIKYALLALLAEKPQTASALQQQFIALTEGTQTLNIGQVSQTLSRLERNNFIARAGTVRNPSGHQVEQYELTSAGQELLTEWLERPVIRAMTDRDELVTKIAIAATRPDWDLISLLDTQRSAVLSQLKELNRQNRKLPQQRTAARLTIERRIYDLEAEARWLDRVEALDAPTHTDTPEGQ